In Gimesia benthica, a single window of DNA contains:
- a CDS encoding TerC family protein translates to MFEWIASPEAWIALATLASLEIVLGIDNIIFISILVGRLPEKERDLARKLGLSLAMIARLVLLFSISWVMGLTEPWFSLFGYDFSGRDLILIGGGLFLLAKATHEIHNSLEGPTAHEKASSTATATFGSVLVQIGILDIVFSLDSVITAVGLADHISIMAIAIILSVGVMLLAAKSIGEFVDRHPTIKILALSFLIMVGVTLMVEGFEVHVPKGYIYFAMAFSVTVEMLNLRMRKAHAEPVHLHKKLEEGDAS, encoded by the coding sequence ATGTTTGAATGGATCGCCAGTCCTGAGGCCTGGATCGCATTAGCAACCCTCGCCAGCCTGGAAATCGTACTCGGCATCGACAACATTATTTTCATCTCGATCCTGGTGGGACGGCTCCCCGAGAAAGAACGCGACCTGGCACGCAAACTGGGTTTGAGCCTGGCGATGATCGCCCGCCTGGTGCTGCTGTTCTCGATCTCCTGGGTGATGGGGCTGACCGAACCCTGGTTCTCGTTGTTCGGCTACGATTTTTCAGGACGCGACCTGATCCTGATTGGCGGCGGCCTGTTCCTGCTGGCCAAAGCGACGCATGAAATTCACAACAGCCTGGAAGGACCGACGGCACACGAAAAGGCTTCATCCACCGCGACGGCGACCTTCGGTTCGGTCCTGGTGCAGATCGGCATTCTGGACATCGTCTTTTCGCTGGACTCGGTGATCACCGCGGTCGGACTGGCCGACCACATCTCGATCATGGCAATTGCGATCATTCTCTCGGTCGGCGTGATGCTGCTGGCTGCGAAATCAATTGGCGAGTTCGTAGATCGGCACCCGACCATCAAGATCCTGGCGCTTTCCTTTCTGATCATGGTCGGCGTAACACTGATGGTCGAAGGCTTCGAGGTCCACGTTCCCAAAGGCTACATCTATTTCGCGATGGCCTTCTCCGTCACGGTAGAAATGCTCAACCTGCGGATGCGGAAAGCTCACGCCGAACCGGTGCACCTGCATAAGAAACTGGAAGAGGGTGACGCCAGCTGA
- a CDS encoding choice-of-anchor Q domain-containing protein: MFQLKWLSSLQKQLKSSLSTNIRSRRSRHRGSCTPVRTGALYQQTAENLEDRTLLTAFTVMNANDSGTGSLRSAIEAANANSGADTISFDAALAGQTIILTDELLVTDDLTITGLGASQLTLDGDNNSRVFQIDDSSGSGIITVEITGLTLTNGYSTDNGGAILSSENLIVEDCVFTGNTADKGGAIYDDASSLSVRGSLFSGNIAATSDGGAIYHSETFPYPSDEERMLIENSQFTTNYSKFSGGAVLLRDGIGIIDGCLFTQNTADFPGGAIRNIFGSLTVTDSSFVRNATDFSGAAISNGGELEVQRSTFEGNTAEVNGGAIYSQGADEVTILNSTFSGNSSVFDGGGIFVLGNKPVSVINSTIVDNESGRGGGIYLFGTDPTMIANTIIAGNRASNDPQVYGSFTGTANVIQASFDGLLDPVLKDNGGPTKTHALLPDSIAINAGDNSVATDAGLTTDQRGTGFERVIDGLVDIGAFEATVTGPDSLIVDTTSDVDDGDYSVGQLSLREAILLANANSGADTITFAAALAGQSIILTGELLISDDLTITGLGADQLTLDGNYNSRIFRVDNGNQFTRIMVEIEGLTLTNGNSIETGATPNGYGGAIMSFEDLTVKNSVIKGNHARLGGGGIYSSYASLTIENSLITENTAEMHGGAGVYYLLSGGMGLSISESTFSFNATDRRGGAVFFNSGVASIRNSTFTENYAGDGGAGVYNNTGSMTIESSTVAKNISGYNGGGLYNSGELFVSNSTISENSALHVGAGIYSFTSAHLEVTSSTIVLNYGRSSLSQGGGIYGSNTTAVSITNSIVAANKAASNPQIAGLYTSPYNIVTDGLSGLLDPVLRDNGGTTKTHALLPGSAAVDAGRNLYATDAGLSTDQRGTGYLRIANAKIDIGAFETQVASLIVDNSSDIDDGDYTLGQLSLREAIELANLNPVVNSISFAASLSGQAIVLSEELMITDHLVLSGPGADQLTLDGNGTSRIFNIDNGDPDISLTVEIEGLTLTNGDSSETGAMPDGFGGAILSFEDLTIKNSILQGNHARLGGGGIYSSNASLTIENSQFIENTAGQQGGGIYYTQVSGTGLSVDQSTFSTNSADLEGGGIYVRRGDASIQNSTFTDNSAGVGGGAVLNGLRGTTTINASTFYKNRSDYNGGALYNSGELFVSNSTLSENSARELGGGIYSFTSAQLEVINSTIVANQATSDISRGGGIYGSNTTPVSISNTIIAANTAANNPQIASLFTDTFNIVTDSLAGLIDPVLRDNGGFTKTHALLPGSAAINAGSNAAAMNAGLSMDQRGTGYSRILEGTVDIGAVETQLPYFMVDVTSDVDDGDYSDGHLSLREAVKLANNSPVTNLIVFDSSLAGQTILLHSELVISDHLTITGLGADQLTLDGNHNNRIFLIDDGDLETTISIEIDGLSLVNGSTYSTGGAILSFEDLILKNSTLKGNHAELGGGGIYSSHASLTIENSLITENSATAQAGGGVLYFQPGDNGLTINQSTFSHNTSGGDGGAVYFDEGVASIRNSTFTENQAEGEGGAVQNGFAGSMTIESSTFNQNRAEDKGGALSNLNELYLRNSTLSENSADYIGGGIYTYRHTTLAIVNSTIVLNHGTSDRSYGGGIYSTSPNTIQLSNSIVAGNTAVNDQQVKADIAGSSNIISDSIAGLIDPVLRDNDGFTKTHALLSNSAALDAGDNTAATAAGLTTDQRGTGFARILNGTVDVGAFEAAVAHFLVDTTSDVDDGDYSAGQLSLREAIKLANAAPSADIISFDASLTGQTIVVTAELVISDDLTIIGLGADQLTISGGGTSRILNITDHDSSHALSVEISGLTFTNAYATYGAAILNYETLLLKETILTENTATQSGAGIYSSQGNVLMTDSSLTSNHADRGAGIYSISGILTLNHSTISGNVSTREGAGIYYTNFGGAETTPSVIIESTFTGNRSSGSGGGLYNSRGIFNVIDSTFSSNEAVFGGGIYSTTNTDVGSVSVVGSTFSGNIQVESGGGIYNSGAVLSIEDSFFSGNAAVGENSTGLGGGIYSVNGPLTVTRTEFSGNTATLGGGIYSGLDGSLSVTDSLFLQNQGRSGGGILNTRAAMTILGSRFIENQALTDPEYAYLSSEGGAVYHSPAPGTEAGEQDAFITDSEFTDNFSDTTGGAVKLYTGYMTIADSVFVGNRSDLTGGAVDSLLGHLTVRQSAFSGNTSDTNGGAISSTGPLLLSESTIAENSTKYYGGGVYLWGQGTATIENTTLSGNRSLSRGGGLYSTSDQPLTLINTTITGNSSGRGGGVASNSATPLVINTIIAGNSASQNSQIDGTYTGGNNIIQDSIAGLLDPVLRDNGGSTLTHALLLGSAAINAGNNTAVNDAGLMTDQRGTGFSRIQDGTVDIGAYEVQIDHTQVDFRIVSSKTSTGSNGEVDSLPESREWIDEWGGYWLEIWISTPAPSDRDIRSITIDFSYNTAITTATAIEYGAAFSTNQTGTLNDQTGRVESLSAETSLSDVGYDRPVLFARIRFEPTVDDAVNLDRDGQSLNPQGTAYSIENLEILDAVGAVRDDQLILGAQAQIFANPFDLNDDDKINYRDLILFASVYQHIPSQSNSENAWFSDYNQDNAVNYRDLIQFAVNYGKHKSGSTPVHYLANYPDIWNQLIMVDAQQSPQETAARVKQSEAETVLESTIAEISPQLTTQQQQTLSEIDIKVVDLSDETLGRAAAGTIYIDVNAAGYGWFIDTTPAEHSEFSQVSDLTLIALPDSEAAGLIDLRTVILHELSHLLGYEHNTNGLMQETLSPGVRYLPDWESATDEFFGALTDETAPEIF; this comes from the coding sequence ATGTTTCAATTAAAATGGTTATCTTCGCTGCAAAAGCAGCTGAAGTCGTCTCTTTCCACCAATATTCGTTCCCGTCGCAGTCGTCACCGGGGTTCCTGTACCCCCGTCAGAACGGGTGCCCTGTACCAGCAGACCGCTGAGAATCTGGAAGACCGTACACTTCTGACCGCCTTTACCGTAATGAACGCCAACGATTCTGGCACAGGCAGCCTGCGGTCAGCGATCGAAGCCGCGAATGCGAATTCGGGAGCGGATACCATTTCGTTTGACGCCGCTCTGGCGGGCCAGACGATCATCCTCACCGATGAGTTGCTGGTTACCGATGATCTGACCATTACCGGCCTGGGAGCCAGTCAGCTCACGCTGGATGGGGATAATAACAGTCGGGTCTTTCAGATTGATGATAGTTCCGGTTCAGGGATCATCACAGTTGAGATCACCGGGCTGACGCTGACGAACGGGTATTCCACTGATAATGGGGGAGCCATCCTGAGTTCCGAAAACCTGATCGTTGAAGATTGTGTCTTTACGGGGAACACGGCCGACAAGGGCGGGGCGATTTATGATGATGCCAGTTCTTTAAGCGTTCGCGGCAGTCTGTTTTCCGGGAATATCGCAGCGACAAGTGATGGCGGCGCAATCTACCATAGTGAAACGTTTCCCTATCCGAGTGACGAAGAACGGATGCTTATCGAAAACAGTCAGTTCACCACGAATTATTCCAAATTTTCTGGAGGGGCCGTTCTGCTGCGCGACGGGATCGGCATCATCGACGGCTGTCTGTTCACACAAAATACCGCTGATTTTCCCGGAGGCGCAATTCGAAATATCTTTGGCAGCCTGACTGTCACTGACAGTAGTTTTGTCAGGAATGCGACGGATTTCAGCGGGGCTGCTATTTCCAACGGAGGTGAGTTGGAGGTTCAACGGTCGACCTTTGAAGGAAATACTGCTGAAGTGAACGGCGGGGCCATCTACAGCCAGGGCGCTGATGAGGTCACCATCCTGAACAGCACATTTTCCGGAAACAGCAGTGTGTTTGATGGAGGGGGGATTTTCGTTCTCGGCAACAAACCCGTTTCTGTCATCAACAGTACCATTGTTGATAATGAGTCTGGTCGGGGAGGCGGAATCTATCTGTTTGGAACCGATCCGACCATGATCGCGAATACAATCATTGCCGGTAATCGAGCCAGTAACGATCCTCAGGTGTATGGCAGTTTCACCGGTACTGCCAACGTCATCCAGGCGAGTTTTGATGGCCTGCTGGATCCTGTTCTGAAAGACAATGGCGGCCCCACAAAAACGCATGCGCTGCTGCCCGACAGTATTGCCATTAACGCGGGCGATAATTCGGTCGCCACAGATGCCGGGCTGACGACAGATCAGCGGGGGACCGGTTTCGAAAGAGTCATTGATGGTCTGGTTGATATTGGGGCTTTTGAAGCCACAGTCACGGGACCAGACAGCCTGATTGTCGACACCACTTCCGATGTGGACGATGGTGATTATTCCGTCGGTCAGTTGTCACTCCGCGAGGCGATTCTGCTGGCGAATGCAAATTCCGGCGCAGATACGATTACCTTCGCTGCCGCCCTGGCCGGTCAATCAATCATCCTGACCGGTGAATTGCTGATCTCCGACGACCTGACTATCACCGGCCTGGGAGCCGACCAGCTGACACTGGACGGAAATTACAACAGCCGGATTTTCAGGGTCGATAACGGGAATCAGTTCACCCGCATCATGGTTGAAATTGAGGGCCTGACTCTGACGAATGGAAATTCGATCGAAACAGGGGCGACGCCCAATGGTTATGGCGGTGCGATCATGAGCTTCGAAGACCTGACTGTGAAAAACAGTGTTATTAAAGGCAATCACGCCCGACTGGGCGGCGGTGGCATCTACAGCAGTTATGCGTCCCTGACGATCGAAAACAGCCTGATCACAGAGAATACGGCAGAAATGCATGGGGGGGCTGGGGTTTATTACTTGCTATCCGGTGGCATGGGCCTGTCTATCAGTGAGAGTACATTCTCATTCAACGCGACAGATCGCAGAGGTGGAGCCGTATTTTTTAATTCAGGTGTCGCGTCTATCCGGAACAGCACGTTCACGGAAAATTATGCCGGCGATGGTGGGGCAGGCGTCTATAATAATACCGGTTCAATGACAATTGAATCATCGACAGTCGCGAAAAATATTTCGGGATATAACGGTGGCGGGCTTTACAATTCAGGCGAGCTTTTCGTCTCAAACAGCACCATCTCTGAGAATAGTGCGCTGCATGTGGGCGCGGGGATTTACTCATTCACGTCGGCTCATCTGGAAGTCACCAGCAGCACGATTGTCCTGAATTATGGCAGATCCAGTTTATCTCAAGGTGGCGGTATTTATGGCAGCAACACCACTGCCGTTTCGATAACTAACAGCATCGTCGCGGCGAATAAGGCTGCCAGTAATCCCCAGATCGCAGGCCTCTATACCAGTCCCTACAACATTGTTACCGATGGTCTTTCCGGCCTGCTTGATCCGGTCCTGCGGGACAATGGCGGGACCACGAAAACCCATGCCCTGCTGCCCGGCAGTGCCGCCGTTGATGCCGGTCGCAATCTGTATGCTACGGATGCAGGACTCTCGACCGACCAGCGAGGAACCGGTTATCTTCGAATTGCAAACGCAAAGATAGACATCGGCGCCTTCGAGACTCAGGTAGCCAGTCTGATCGTTGATAACAGCTCTGATATTGATGACGGTGATTATACGCTCGGTCAGTTGTCACTCCGCGAAGCGATTGAATTGGCGAATTTGAATCCCGTGGTCAATTCGATTTCCTTTGCTGCCTCCCTGTCGGGACAAGCGATTGTGTTGTCTGAAGAGCTGATGATTACCGATCATCTCGTCTTGAGCGGTCCGGGAGCCGATCAGCTCACGCTGGATGGCAATGGCACCAGTCGGATCTTTAACATCGACAACGGGGATCCGGATATCAGTCTCACTGTAGAAATTGAAGGGCTGACGCTCACAAATGGAGATTCGAGTGAGACGGGAGCAATGCCGGATGGTTTTGGCGGTGCCATTCTGAGTTTCGAAGACCTGACAATCAAAAACAGTATTCTCCAGGGGAATCACGCTCGGCTGGGGGGCGGGGGCATCTACAGCAGCAACGCGTCCCTGACGATCGAAAACAGCCAGTTCATAGAGAATACAGCAGGTCAGCAGGGGGGAGGGATCTATTACACGCAAGTCAGCGGAACCGGACTGTCTGTCGACCAGAGTACTTTTTCTACCAACTCCGCCGATCTTGAAGGGGGAGGCATCTATGTCAGACGGGGGGATGCCTCGATTCAGAACAGTACGTTCACAGATAATTCGGCCGGTGTAGGCGGGGGAGCCGTTCTGAACGGGCTCCGGGGGACAACGACCATCAATGCCTCCACGTTTTATAAAAATAGATCCGACTACAATGGGGGCGCTCTTTACAATTCAGGCGAGCTCTTCGTCTCTAACAGTACGCTTTCTGAGAACAGCGCCCGCGAACTGGGCGGGGGCATCTATTCCTTTACCTCGGCTCAGCTGGAAGTCATTAACAGTACCATCGTCGCCAACCAGGCGACGTCCGACATCTCTCGAGGCGGTGGCATCTATGGGAGCAATACAACTCCTGTTTCCATATCCAACACCATCATTGCAGCCAATACGGCGGCCAATAATCCCCAGATCGCCAGCCTTTTTACAGATACCTTCAACATTGTTACCGATAGTCTTGCCGGACTGATTGATCCGGTCCTGCGCGACAATGGTGGGTTCACAAAAACGCATGCCCTGCTGCCCGGCAGTGCTGCCATCAATGCCGGCAGTAATGCAGCAGCGATGAATGCAGGACTCTCAATGGATCAGCGGGGCACCGGTTACAGCAGAATCCTTGAGGGGACTGTGGACATTGGCGCCGTCGAAACCCAGCTCCCTTATTTCATGGTGGACGTCACTTCTGATGTTGATGATGGCGACTATTCCGACGGGCATCTCTCCCTGCGGGAAGCTGTCAAACTGGCGAATAATTCCCCAGTCACAAATCTGATTGTTTTTGACTCCTCACTGGCCGGCCAGACAATTCTGCTCCACAGCGAGCTGGTGATCTCGGATCACCTGACCATCACCGGCCTGGGGGCAGACCAGCTTACCCTGGACGGCAATCACAACAACCGGATCTTTCTGATCGATGATGGCGATCTTGAGACCACGATCTCGATCGAAATCGATGGGCTGTCCCTGGTCAACGGCAGCACTTACAGTACCGGTGGTGCCATTCTGAGTTTCGAAGATCTGATCCTTAAAAACAGTACCCTGAAAGGCAATCATGCCGAACTGGGGGGCGGCGGCATCTACAGCAGTCATGCGTCCCTGACGATTGAAAACAGCCTGATTACCGAAAATTCCGCAACCGCGCAAGCGGGAGGTGGAGTGCTGTATTTTCAACCTGGCGATAACGGTTTAACGATCAATCAGAGTACCTTTTCTCACAATACCTCAGGGGGTGACGGGGGAGCTGTCTATTTTGATGAAGGCGTTGCGTCAATTCGCAACAGCACCTTCACCGAAAACCAGGCAGAAGGGGAAGGGGGAGCGGTCCAGAATGGATTTGCTGGCTCGATGACCATTGAATCCTCCACCTTCAATCAGAATCGAGCAGAAGATAAAGGCGGCGCTCTCTCAAACCTGAATGAACTTTACCTGAGGAACAGCACCCTCTCTGAGAATAGTGCCGACTATATCGGCGGTGGAATTTACACATATCGCCATACGACTCTGGCGATCGTCAACAGCACCATCGTTCTGAATCACGGGACATCTGACAGATCCTACGGGGGAGGCATCTATTCTACATCCCCGAACACCATCCAACTTTCAAACAGCATCGTCGCGGGCAATACTGCAGTGAATGATCAGCAGGTCAAAGCTGATATTGCCGGTAGCTCGAATATTATTTCTGACAGCATTGCCGGACTGATCGACCCGGTCCTGCGAGACAATGACGGCTTCACAAAGACTCATGCATTACTGAGTAACAGCGCTGCGCTCGATGCCGGCGATAATACGGCAGCGACAGCTGCAGGGCTCACGACAGATCAACGTGGAACAGGCTTTGCCAGAATCCTCAATGGCACGGTAGACGTGGGAGCCTTTGAAGCAGCTGTAGCACACTTTCTCGTGGACACCACATCAGATGTCGACGATGGCGATTACTCTGCCGGTCAACTGTCACTGCGGGAGGCGATCAAGCTGGCCAATGCTGCTCCCTCGGCGGACATCATCTCCTTCGATGCCTCACTGACCGGACAGACAATTGTCGTGACTGCTGAACTGGTCATCTCCGATGATCTGACGATCATCGGACTGGGCGCAGATCAACTGACCATCAGCGGTGGCGGCACCAGTCGGATCTTAAACATTACAGATCACGACAGCTCCCATGCGCTCTCTGTCGAAATCAGTGGCCTGACCTTCACGAATGCCTATGCCACGTATGGTGCAGCGATTCTGAATTATGAAACCCTTTTACTGAAGGAAACCATACTGACGGAGAATACGGCCACCCAGTCTGGGGCAGGGATCTATTCATCCCAGGGAAACGTTTTGATGACCGATTCCAGCCTGACCTCAAACCACGCCGACAGGGGGGCAGGCATCTATAGTATCAGCGGGATTCTGACGTTGAATCACTCCACGATTTCAGGAAATGTCTCGACCAGGGAGGGGGCCGGAATCTATTACACTAATTTTGGTGGGGCAGAAACGACCCCGTCGGTCATCATTGAGTCTACCTTTACCGGAAATCGCTCTTCTGGCTCCGGTGGGGGCCTTTATAATTCGCGTGGTATTTTCAATGTGATCGACAGTACGTTTTCCAGCAATGAAGCGGTTTTCGGCGGCGGGATTTACAGTACCACCAATACCGATGTTGGGAGTGTGTCAGTTGTCGGCAGCACATTCTCGGGAAATATTCAGGTGGAATCCGGCGGGGGCATCTACAACTCGGGAGCTGTCCTCTCCATTGAGGATTCATTCTTTAGTGGAAACGCGGCTGTGGGAGAAAATTCGACGGGCCTGGGTGGCGGTATTTATAGCGTCAATGGACCTCTAACGGTCACCCGCACGGAATTTTCCGGTAATACAGCCACACTTGGTGGAGGGATCTATTCCGGGCTCGATGGTAGCCTGTCGGTTACCGATTCGCTCTTTCTACAGAATCAAGGACGATCAGGGGGCGGAATTCTTAACACGCGAGCTGCGATGACCATTCTTGGTTCCCGCTTTATCGAAAATCAGGCTTTGACGGATCCGGAATATGCGTATCTGTCCTCAGAAGGAGGTGCCGTTTATCACTCTCCAGCACCAGGAACAGAAGCAGGAGAACAGGACGCGTTTATCACTGACAGCGAGTTCACGGACAACTTTTCCGACACCACAGGCGGAGCCGTGAAACTCTACACAGGCTATATGACCATCGCAGACAGTGTCTTCGTCGGAAACAGAAGTGATCTGACAGGAGGTGCCGTAGACAGTTTGCTGGGGCACCTGACAGTCCGGCAAAGTGCGTTTTCAGGAAATACGTCAGACACAAATGGGGGAGCCATCAGCAGTACTGGGCCCCTGTTGCTCAGCGAAAGTACCATCGCTGAGAATAGCACAAAGTATTATGGCGGGGGAGTCTACCTCTGGGGGCAGGGAACGGCGACAATTGAAAACACGACTCTTTCTGGTAATCGGTCATTATCACGGGGCGGTGGCTTATATTCCACCAGCGATCAGCCTTTGACGCTGATTAACACCACGATTACCGGTAATTCGTCGGGTCGCGGTGGTGGTGTTGCCAGCAACTCTGCGACACCCCTGGTGATCAACACCATTATTGCTGGAAATTCAGCAAGTCAGAATTCGCAGATCGACGGCACTTATACGGGCGGTAATAACATTATCCAGGACAGTATCGCAGGCCTGCTGGACCCGGTGTTGAGAGACAATGGCGGCTCGACTCTAACACATGCATTGTTGCTTGGAAGTGCCGCCATCAATGCGGGCAATAATACCGCAGTGAATGATGCTGGTCTCATGACGGATCAGCGCGGCACTGGTTTTTCTCGGATTCAGGATGGAACGGTCGACATCGGGGCCTACGAAGTTCAGATCGATCATACCCAGGTCGACTTCCGTATTGTCAGTTCAAAAACCTCAACCGGATCCAATGGTGAAGTCGACTCTCTCCCCGAAAGCAGGGAATGGATTGACGAATGGGGCGGCTACTGGCTGGAAATCTGGATCAGCACACCGGCTCCCTCAGATCGTGACATCCGGTCGATCACAATCGATTTCAGTTACAACACTGCCATCACGACTGCCACTGCAATCGAATATGGCGCCGCCTTTTCTACGAATCAGACCGGCACCCTCAATGATCAGACAGGACGGGTTGAAAGTCTGTCTGCCGAGACCAGTCTTTCTGATGTGGGCTATGATCGCCCTGTCCTGTTTGCCCGCATCCGTTTTGAGCCAACGGTTGATGATGCCGTCAATCTGGATCGGGATGGCCAGAGCCTGAATCCGCAGGGTACTGCATACTCTATTGAGAACCTGGAAATTCTGGATGCCGTGGGGGCCGTCAGGGACGATCAACTCATCCTGGGGGCCCAGGCACAGATCTTCGCCAACCCGTTCGACCTGAATGACGACGACAAGATCAACTACCGAGATCTGATTCTCTTTGCCAGTGTCTATCAGCACATACCCAGCCAGTCAAATTCGGAAAATGCCTGGTTCTCCGACTACAACCAGGATAATGCAGTAAACTACCGCGATCTGATTCAGTTCGCTGTGAACTATGGAAAACATAAGTCGGGATCGACTCCGGTGCATTACCTGGCAAATTATCCCGACATCTGGAATCAACTTATAATGGTTGATGCTCAACAGTCACCTCAAGAAACCGCAGCCAGGGTTAAGCAGTCTGAGGCCGAGACGGTTCTGGAATCGACGATTGCCGAGATCAGCCCACAACTGACGACACAGCAGCAGCAAACGCTCTCAGAGATCGACATCAAAGTCGTTGACCTTTCGGATGAGACGCTGGGCCGCGCCGCTGCCGGTACGATTTACATCGACGTCAACGCCGCCGGCTATGGCTGGTTCATTGATACGACTCCCGCAGAGCACAGCGAGTTCTCTCAAGTCAGCGATCTGACCCTGATTGCACTCCCCGACAGTGAAGCCGCCGGGCTGATCGATCTCCGCACCGTGATCCTGCATGAACTCAGCCACCTGTTGGGTTATGAGCATAACACCAACGGTCTGATGCAGGAAACGCTGTCTCCCGGCGTTCGCTACCTACCGGACTGGGAATCCGCCACAGATGAGTTCTTCGGCGCACTGACCGACGAAACAGCCCCCGAAATTTTCTAA
- a CDS encoding ThuA domain-containing protein encodes MCCFCLFSCAAGEPASQAQAEQTETQDQGDKLSVLLIDGQNNHNWRETTPVLKKILENSGKFTVEVSTTPPGVPRPPRKPANKKLTEEQEKQFEEYKKAWEAELARLQKENPALWKQWRPDFKKYDVVISNYNGENWPKEVQQAFDEYVTNGGGFVSYHAADNAFPEWDAYNKMIAVGGWAGRDEKSGPMLRLRDGKWEQDTTAGRGGTHGTRIPVVVKVREAEHPIVKGLPLEWMHPADEVYGKLRGPAENVQVLATAYSEPSERGTGEHEPIMMVIDYGKGRVFHTTLGHDTTALQGTGFQITLQRGAEWAATGDVTQAVPEVDWKDNEPTVQTP; translated from the coding sequence ATGTGCTGTTTCTGCCTGTTTTCCTGTGCCGCAGGGGAGCCGGCCAGTCAGGCGCAGGCCGAGCAGACAGAAACCCAGGACCAGGGCGATAAGCTGTCGGTGCTGCTGATCGACGGGCAGAATAATCATAACTGGCGGGAGACGACGCCGGTGCTGAAAAAGATTCTGGAGAACTCGGGCAAATTCACCGTAGAAGTTTCCACCACGCCGCCGGGCGTTCCCCGTCCACCGCGGAAGCCGGCTAATAAGAAACTGACGGAAGAACAGGAAAAACAGTTCGAGGAATACAAGAAAGCCTGGGAAGCCGAACTCGCCCGACTGCAGAAAGAGAACCCGGCACTCTGGAAGCAGTGGCGTCCCGATTTCAAAAAGTACGATGTCGTCATCAGTAACTATAACGGCGAGAACTGGCCCAAAGAAGTGCAGCAGGCGTTCGACGAGTACGTCACAAACGGCGGCGGCTTCGTGTCGTACCACGCGGCCGACAATGCATTTCCCGAGTGGGACGCTTACAACAAAATGATCGCCGTCGGCGGTTGGGCCGGTCGCGATGAAAAATCTGGTCCGATGCTGCGTCTGCGGGACGGCAAATGGGAACAGGATACCACCGCCGGTCGGGGGGGCACGCACGGCACTCGGATTCCGGTTGTGGTCAAGGTTCGCGAAGCAGAGCATCCGATTGTGAAAGGCCTGCCCCTGGAATGGATGCACCCCGCCGACGAAGTTTACGGCAAACTCCGCGGTCCGGCTGAGAATGTCCAGGTGCTGGCGACTGCCTATTCCGAACCCAGCGAACGGGGAACCGGCGAGCACGAACCGATCATGATGGTCATCGATTACGGCAAAGGACGCGTCTTCCACACCACCCTCGGTCACGATACGACCGCCCTGCAGGGGACCGGTTTTCAGATCACCCTGCAGCGGGGTGCCGAATGGGCGGCGACCGGCGACGTCACGCAGGCCGTTCCCGAAGTCGACTGGAAAGACAACGAACCCACCGTGCAGACTCCCTGA
- a CDS encoding SDR family oxidoreductase has translation MKQVAIITGGGQGIGAATAVLAAQRGYAVCVNYRTNETSADSVVCRIRNAGGTAIAVQADVSNEDEVERLFQTTDEKLGPVTALVNNAGILEQQMKFEEMTYDRWKRIFDTNVFGSFLCCRAAIRRMSTHHGGQGGAIVNVSSLASRAGSPFEYVDYAASKGAVDSLTLGLSKEVADAGIRVNAVRPGFIDTAMHASGGEPNRIERVKAQVPLKRGGTTEEVAFAILWLLSDESTYTTGSFIEIAGGR, from the coding sequence ATGAAACAGGTTGCTATCATTACTGGCGGCGGACAGGGAATCGGCGCGGCGACAGCCGTGCTGGCGGCCCAGCGCGGCTATGCGGTTTGTGTGAACTACCGGACAAACGAAACCTCCGCGGACTCCGTTGTCTGTCGGATTCGCAATGCGGGGGGCACCGCGATTGCCGTCCAGGCCGATGTCTCGAACGAAGACGAAGTCGAACGGCTGTTCCAGACCACCGACGAAAAGCTGGGGCCCGTCACAGCGCTCGTGAACAACGCCGGCATCCTCGAACAGCAGATGAAGTTCGAGGAGATGACTTACGATCGCTGGAAGCGGATTTTCGATACCAACGTGTTCGGCAGCTTCCTCTGCTGTCGGGCTGCGATTCGCAGAATGTCGACTCATCACGGCGGTCAGGGGGGCGCGATTGTGAATGTCTCCTCGCTGGCTTCCCGTGCAGGATCCCCGTTTGAATACGTAGACTACGCTGCGTCCAAAGGAGCCGTCGACTCACTGACGCTTGGTCTCTCCAAAGAAGTCGCAGACGCCGGCATTCGCGTGAATGCGGTCCGGCCCGGCTTTATCGACACCGCGATGCACGCCAGCGGCGGCGAACCGAACCGCATCGAACGGGTCAAAGCACAGGTCCCCCTCAAACGGGGCGGGACGACGGAGGAGGTCGCGTTTGCGATTCTGTGGCTGCTGTCTGACGAATCTACTTATACCACCGGCAGCTTCATTGAAATTGCCGGCGGGAGGTAG